Part of the Deltaproteobacteria bacterium genome, CTTGCTGCGTTTGCGTTTGAACTCGTCGACATCGACCACCGCGCGCAGGGCGATGCGCGCGTCGCCGAGCAGCCGCACCTGGGCGTCGGCGATTCCCTTGGGAATTTGTTCGATCAAGTTGGCGGCCAGCGCGGCGTTCACTTCGTTCTCGGAAAATGTCGTGGTTCGATTCGCTGCCCGCGATAGCGCGCCGTTGGCGAGGACTGCGTCGATCTTTGCCTGCACCTGATCGCGCAGTTCTCTCGAGGCTTTGTCCTTGTCGATGGTTGAACAGCCACAAACTGCCAAGGCGAGCAAAATTCCGGCGAGATTTATCGCGCGCGCGTGCCAGCGCGAATAGGGGCGTGCCATTTGAAATGTTTGCGTCATCTCAATTCGAATTCAAAAGTGCTGACCACGCGAATCTTTTTCAGCGGCGTGCTGGTCGGGCTATAGGGGCCGGATTCGTCGTTGCCGTCGCTGCCGAAAATTTGGATCGAACCCTGATTGGCCGAATGGATTTTACCTACTGTCGTGCCCGAGTCGTTGGCGAATTGTTGGGCGATGGTCCTGGCATTTTTTGTCGCGTCGGCGAGCAGCTTGGGGCGCAGTTCGTTGAACTTCGCGACCACGTAGCGCGGATTCGCCGCGTTGCCTTCCCGTTCGCCGTCGAGGATGACGCCGGCTTTCAACAATTCTTCGGTGGAGCCTAAGGACTTTTGCACCAACTCGATATTCTCGGTGCGCACGACGATGGCGCTGCTGACCAGATAGCGAAAGCGCTCGGCGTTTTGGCTTTGGCCAAATTCGCGGGCGAGTTTGTCGACGGTGCGGGTCGGCTAGCGGACGATCTCGTCGTCGTCGAATCCATGCTTTTTTAAGAAAGCGAGGACGGCGTCGCGGTCGGCGCCGATGCGCGCGTGGACATCGCGCAAATCGTCGCTCGCCCGTTTCAAACTCAACGTCCAAACCGCTTCGTCGGCCTTGACCTCTTTTTCGACCAAGCCTTTTACCGTCACGGTGCGCACCTCGGACTTAAAGCGTGCCGTGCCCCGGCCAATAAAGTAACCAGCGGCGGTGAGGCCGAGCAGCAGGCAGCAACCG contains:
- a CDS encoding DUF541 domain-containing protein produces the protein MVSSAIVVRTENIELVQKSLGSTEELLKAGVILDGEREGNAANPRYVVAKFNELRPKLLADATKNARTIAQQFANDSGTTVGKIHSANQGSIQIFGSDGNDESGPYSPTSTPLKKIRVVSTFEFELR
- a CDS encoding DUF541 domain-containing protein, which encodes MVDPENSPTLKAALIVGCCLLLGLTAAGYFIGRGTARFKSEVRTVTVKGLVEKEVKADEAVWTLSLKRASDDLRDVHARIGADRDAVLAFLKKHGFDDDEIVR